From Candidatus Manganitrophus morganii, the proteins below share one genomic window:
- a CDS encoding Hsp20/alpha crystallin family protein: MAIVKWEPLKDFVTLQDRMNQFLSDTLNNYETENGRLVQDWVPAVDVYEDAEAIQLKAELPGMEMKEIEVRIENNALEIRGEKKIEQTEKKENYHRIERVFGRFSRSFRLPNTVAQDKIKAKYDRGVLTITLPKREETKPRSITVQVE; the protein is encoded by the coding sequence ATGGCGATCGTAAAATGGGAACCCCTCAAAGACTTTGTGACCTTGCAGGATCGAATGAATCAATTCCTATCGGACACCTTGAATAACTATGAGACGGAAAACGGCCGACTGGTTCAAGATTGGGTGCCGGCGGTCGATGTTTATGAAGACGCCGAGGCGATCCAGCTAAAGGCGGAGCTGCCCGGCATGGAGATGAAAGAGATCGAGGTCAGAATCGAGAACAATGCCCTGGAAATTCGGGGGGAGAAAAAGATCGAGCAAACGGAGAAGAAAGAGAACTACCACCGGATCGAACGGGTGTTCGGGCGCTTCTCCCGCTCGTTCCGGCTTCCGAACACGGTGGCGCAGGATAAAATCAAAGCGAAATATGACCGGGGCGTTTTGACGATCACCCTGCCGAAACGGGAAGAGACCAAACCGAGAAGCATTACGGTCCAGGTTGAGTAA
- a CDS encoding helix-turn-helix domain-containing protein has product MKKTKAIITKDAFELAQALGLSTAHGLEIQIRSDLNDKIIEVVEKKGLTHAQVAKLAGTSRSRITAVMNRNTKDISTDLMLRIIASLGVQAKIVFHRAA; this is encoded by the coding sequence ATGAAAAAAACGAAGGCCATTATTACTAAAGATGCGTTTGAACTTGCTCAAGCTTTAGGACTCTCAACCGCTCACGGCCTTGAGATCCAAATTCGGAGCGACCTGAACGATAAAATTATCGAGGTTGTCGAAAAAAAGGGATTGACCCATGCCCAAGTCGCAAAGCTTGCGGGCACTTCCAGATCTCGTATCACGGCCGTTATGAATCGCAATACGAAGGACATTTCGACCGATCTGATGCTTCGTATTATTGCATCGCTGGGTGTTCAGGCAAAGATCGTGTTTCACAGGGCGGCCTAA
- a CDS encoding peroxiredoxin has translation MKKLMVHVSLLIVVAVLVISETRSVFAEPVFAVREGEPAPDFTLPDQEGKPVTLSALRGKWVVLYFYPKDDTPGCTKEACSFRDNIVAIQHLNATVLGVSVDSVASHKKFSDKHNLNFQILADDQFKVTRQYGPLTRFMGMTIARRSTVLIDPKGTIRKLFPSVEPEDHAREIHQVLKTLQAGG, from the coding sequence ATGAAAAAACTGATGGTCCATGTAAGTCTGTTGATCGTCGTCGCCGTTCTCGTCATCAGCGAGACCCGGTCGGTCTTTGCCGAACCGGTTTTTGCCGTCCGGGAGGGGGAGCCCGCCCCTGATTTCACCTTGCCCGATCAGGAAGGAAAGCCGGTCACCCTCTCCGCGTTGCGCGGCAAATGGGTGGTCCTTTATTTTTATCCGAAAGACGACACCCCCGGCTGCACCAAAGAGGCCTGTTCCTTCCGGGACAATATCGTCGCCATTCAACATCTCAACGCCACAGTCCTCGGGGTCAGTGTCGATTCGGTCGCCTCGCACAAGAAATTTTCCGACAAACACAACCTCAACTTTCAAATTCTGGCCGACGATCAATTCAAGGTGACCCGGCAATACGGCCCCCTCACCCGTTTTATGGGGATGACGATCGCGCGCCGCAGCACCGTCCTGATCGATCCGAAGGGAACCATCCGGAAGCTCTTCCCCTCCGTCGAGCCGGAAGATCATGCCCGGGAGATCCATCAGGTGCTCAAAACATTGCAAGCCGGCGGTTGA
- a CDS encoding glutaredoxin translates to MSNPIEEEIKKEVADNKIVIYGKGTKAMPMCGFTMETIQFFNKYGFPFEVVDVLRNMEKRETLSKMTNWPTLPKVFIGGEFYGDTDILDEMAKKGEIEPLLKKVFGKE, encoded by the coding sequence ATGAGCAATCCCATTGAGGAAGAAATCAAGAAGGAAGTGGCAGACAATAAGATCGTGATCTACGGGAAAGGCACCAAGGCAATGCCGATGTGCGGTTTTACGATGGAGACCATTCAGTTCTTCAACAAATACGGCTTTCCTTTTGAAGTGGTCGATGTGTTAAGAAACATGGAAAAGCGGGAAACCCTCTCCAAGATGACCAACTGGCCGACCCTCCCGAAGGTCTTCATCGGCGGAGAATTTTACGGCGATACCGACATCCTCGATGAGATGGCGAAAAAGGGGGAGATCGAACCGCTTCTGAAAAAGGTGTTCGGAAAAGAATAA
- a CDS encoding MTH1187 family thiamine-binding protein, with protein MALLEISIVPIGTDTPSIGDYVAEVVKVCDQHGLKYNLTDMGTIIEGDADTIFSAAKMLHEIPFNRGISRVLTHLTIDDRRDKAIHLEDEVKAVQDRLAQKAA; from the coding sequence ATGGCGCTTTTAGAAATCAGCATCGTTCCGATCGGAACCGACACCCCCAGCATCGGCGACTACGTCGCCGAGGTGGTCAAAGTCTGCGATCAGCATGGGCTTAAATACAATTTAACCGACATGGGAACGATCATCGAGGGGGATGCCGATACGATTTTCTCCGCGGCCAAGATGCTCCACGAAATTCCATTTAACCGCGGCATCTCCCGGGTCCTCACGCATCTGACGATCGACGACCGGCGGGACAAAGCGATTCATCTCGAAGATGAGGTGAAGGCGGTCCAGGATCGGCTCGCTCAAAAAGCCGCTTGA
- a CDS encoding BolA family transcriptional regulator, with product MISQEMLISYIKKAMPDALVTVVDRTGTMDHYRLQIISEAFRGKNLLDRQRFVYQALDEPMKDGRIHALEIKSYTHEEAPA from the coding sequence ATGATCAGTCAGGAAATGTTGATTAGCTACATCAAAAAAGCGATGCCGGATGCCCTGGTCACGGTGGTTGACCGGACCGGCACCATGGACCACTATCGCCTTCAGATCATCTCCGAAGCCTTCCGGGGGAAAAACCTCCTCGACCGTCAACGCTTCGTCTACCAGGCGCTGGATGAGCCGATGAAGGATGGACGGATCCATGCTTTGGAGATTAAATCATACACGCACGAAGAGGCCCCTGCGTAG
- the hrpB gene encoding ATP-dependent helicase HrpB gives MSPLPIDEVLPSLRQALAAHPSAVLQAPPGAGKTTQVPLALRDEPWLKHRSILILEPRRLAARAAAARMAFLLGESVGETVGYRIRFETKVSKKTRIEVLTEGILTRRLQSDPALEGVGLVIFDEFHERHLHADLALALCLDSRRVLREDLKLLVMSATLKGAAVSALLGNAPLVTSQGRSFPVEVRYAARDPEPGNRLPQAVRQAIVQALEHDRGDLLVFLPGAWEIRRTQALLGNLSTQGPQSRVDVYPLYGDLPWEAQDRAIKPSGDGRRKVVLATPIAETSLTIEGIGVVIDAGFARVPEFDPRSGLTRLTTKRISRASAEQRTGRAGRLGPGVCYRLWSEATQRGLMPQPIPEIRAADLAPLALELAQWGVRDAGTLAWLDPPPPSALAQARQLLVQLGAVEEDGSITPSGRAMAPFPMHPRLAHMLDRAEARGLGPLACDIAALLSERDIFIGERRRSTSLVERMEALRAFRKEGKGRAQPSGVDPAACLRVDQAARQYQRLLRSDEPESGKDLEKTGLLLAFAYPDRIAQQRAPGEIRYLLASGRGARLPEHEQRMRLPYLVVASVDAGEVEGAIYLAAAVDVDTLRRELAPEIRTEAVIRWDARQQRVIALGEERLGELLIDSAPLSSPDPEKCLASMLEGIRQLGIAALPWSPEARDWQARVLSLRHWFPEEGWPDPSDAALQERLEEWLGPFLTGITRREHLKRLDLLAALKARLDWNQSRRLEEGAPTHLTVPSGSQLRLEYRPGDSPVLAVKLQEMFGLAETPRVGWGRVPVTLHLLSPARRPIQVTQDLRGFWERTYAEVKKELKGRYPKHPWPDDPWNAPPTARTKRRPS, from the coding sequence ATGTCCCCACTACCAATAGATGAAGTCCTCCCCTCGCTGCGGCAGGCGCTTGCGGCGCACCCCTCCGCCGTGCTTCAGGCGCCGCCCGGCGCCGGCAAAACCACCCAGGTTCCATTGGCCCTGCGAGACGAACCCTGGCTGAAACATCGGTCGATTTTGATTTTGGAGCCCCGCCGGCTGGCGGCGCGCGCCGCGGCGGCGCGAATGGCGTTTCTCCTCGGCGAGTCGGTGGGGGAGACCGTCGGCTATCGGATCCGCTTCGAGACCAAGGTCTCAAAAAAGACCCGGATCGAGGTGCTGACCGAAGGAATCCTCACCCGGCGCTTGCAATCCGATCCCGCGCTGGAGGGGGTGGGGCTGGTGATTTTCGATGAATTCCACGAGCGACATCTGCATGCCGACCTGGCGCTGGCCCTCTGCCTCGACAGCCGGCGGGTTTTGCGAGAGGACCTCAAGCTCCTGGTGATGTCGGCCACGCTGAAGGGGGCGGCCGTGTCGGCGCTCCTCGGAAATGCGCCGCTGGTGACGAGTCAAGGACGGAGCTTTCCGGTGGAGGTGCGCTACGCCGCGCGCGATCCGGAACCGGGAAACCGGCTGCCGCAGGCGGTCCGTCAGGCGATCGTGCAGGCGCTCGAACACGACAGGGGGGATCTTCTTGTTTTCCTTCCCGGCGCCTGGGAAATACGCCGGACGCAGGCGCTGTTGGGAAACCTCTCGACGCAAGGTCCGCAAAGTCGGGTTGACGTCTATCCGCTTTACGGCGATCTCCCCTGGGAAGCGCAAGACCGGGCGATCAAACCATCCGGGGACGGACGGCGGAAGGTGGTGCTGGCGACGCCGATCGCGGAGACCAGCTTGACGATTGAAGGGATCGGCGTCGTCATTGATGCGGGGTTTGCGCGGGTTCCCGAGTTCGATCCCCGCAGCGGCCTCACCCGGCTGACCACCAAGCGGATCTCCCGCGCCTCGGCCGAACAGCGCACCGGCCGCGCCGGGCGGCTCGGTCCCGGCGTCTGCTACCGGCTCTGGAGCGAGGCGACACAGCGCGGGCTGATGCCCCAGCCGATCCCGGAAATCCGCGCCGCCGACCTGGCGCCGCTGGCGCTGGAGCTGGCGCAATGGGGGGTGCGCGACGCGGGGACGCTCGCTTGGCTCGACCCGCCTCCCCCTTCGGCACTGGCCCAGGCGCGTCAATTGCTCGTCCAGCTCGGTGCAGTCGAAGAGGATGGTTCGATCACCCCTTCGGGCCGGGCGATGGCCCCCTTCCCCATGCATCCGCGTCTGGCCCATATGTTGGATCGGGCCGAGGCGCGGGGTCTCGGGCCTCTGGCTTGCGACATCGCGGCACTGCTTTCGGAAAGAGATATTTTCATCGGGGAGCGCCGGCGCTCCACCAGCCTTGTCGAACGGATGGAAGCGCTCCGCGCCTTCCGGAAGGAGGGGAAAGGACGAGCGCAACCCTCGGGGGTGGACCCGGCCGCCTGTCTGCGTGTCGACCAGGCAGCCCGCCAGTATCAACGGCTGTTGCGAAGCGATGAACCGGAAAGCGGAAAGGATCTGGAAAAAACCGGTCTTCTCCTCGCGTTTGCCTATCCCGACCGGATCGCGCAGCAACGCGCGCCGGGCGAGATTCGCTACCTCCTCGCTTCGGGCCGGGGGGCGCGCCTGCCGGAGCATGAACAGCGGATGCGCCTCCCCTATCTTGTCGTCGCAAGCGTCGACGCGGGCGAGGTAGAGGGAGCCATCTATTTGGCCGCCGCCGTCGATGTCGATACGCTGCGCCGGGAGCTTGCCCCCGAGATCCGGACCGAAGCGGTCATTCGCTGGGACGCTCGGCAGCAGCGGGTGATTGCGCTGGGTGAAGAGCGCCTCGGGGAGCTGCTCATCGACAGCGCCCCCCTTTCGAGTCCCGATCCGGAGAAATGTCTCGCGTCGATGCTGGAGGGGATTCGCCAGCTCGGCATCGCGGCGCTTCCCTGGTCCCCCGAAGCCCGCGACTGGCAAGCGCGGGTGCTCTCTCTGCGCCATTGGTTTCCGGAGGAAGGGTGGCCCGATCCCTCCGATGCCGCGCTGCAAGAGCGTCTCGAAGAATGGCTCGGGCCTTTTTTAACCGGCATCACCCGCCGGGAGCATCTGAAGCGACTCGACCTGCTCGCGGCGCTGAAGGCCCGGCTCGACTGGAATCAAAGCCGGCGGCTGGAAGAGGGAGCCCCGACCCATCTGACTGTTCCGAGCGGTTCCCAACTTCGGCTGGAATACCGGCCCGGCGACTCTCCGGTATTGGCGGTGAAGCTGCAAGAGATGTTCGGCCTGGCCGAAACGCCTCGGGTGGGGTGGGGAAGGGTCCCGGTGACGCTCCATCTTCTCTCCCCCGCCCGGCGTCCGATTCAGGTGACGCAGGACCTGCGCGGCTTTTGGGAGCGGACCTATGCCGAGGTGAAGAAGGAGCTGAAGGGACGTTATCCGAAACATCCCTGGCCCGATGATCCATGGAATGCGCCGCCGACGGCGCGCACGAAGCGGCGGCCGTCTTAA
- a CDS encoding RNA polymerase factor sigma-32, with the protein MEEFEIENIEATPEADIEPVEPDEQGLAVSDPLQRYLAEIRQYPFLSREEEKRLAVKFKEGGDLQAVTELILSHLRLAASIAMEYKNLPFNLMDLIQEGNVGLMQAIKKFDPYKDIRVSTYASWWIRAYILKYILHNWRLVKIGTTEAQRKLFFRLSKERERLEKMGYEAGPKLLAERLDVKEQEVVEMQQRLGGWESSLDAPAGPESDETLANLLPSDQEAVDDRLAKDELQELFQEKLKEFSKTLKPRELEILNERILSENPKTLEVFGKKYKISKERVRQLEENLIKNLKKFMKQEIKDFKDIGPL; encoded by the coding sequence ATGGAAGAATTTGAAATCGAAAACATAGAAGCGACGCCGGAGGCCGATATCGAGCCGGTGGAGCCCGATGAACAGGGGCTCGCCGTTTCTGATCCCCTGCAGCGATATTTGGCGGAGATCCGGCAGTATCCTTTTCTCAGCCGAGAGGAGGAAAAGCGGCTCGCCGTCAAATTCAAAGAGGGGGGAGATCTCCAGGCGGTCACGGAATTGATTCTCTCCCATCTCCGATTGGCCGCCTCCATTGCGATGGAGTATAAAAATCTTCCTTTCAACCTGATGGATTTGATTCAGGAAGGAAACGTCGGGTTGATGCAGGCGATCAAGAAGTTCGACCCGTACAAGGATATTCGGGTGTCGACATACGCCTCCTGGTGGATCCGCGCTTATATCCTCAAATATATCCTCCACAACTGGCGGCTGGTGAAAATCGGCACGACCGAGGCGCAGCGAAAACTCTTTTTCCGGCTCTCAAAGGAACGGGAGCGTCTGGAGAAGATGGGGTATGAGGCGGGACCGAAACTCCTTGCCGAACGTCTCGACGTGAAGGAGCAAGAGGTGGTGGAGATGCAGCAACGGCTCGGGGGGTGGGAGTCCTCTCTCGATGCGCCGGCCGGCCCCGAATCGGATGAAACGCTGGCCAATCTCCTTCCTTCGGATCAGGAAGCGGTCGATGACCGTTTGGCCAAAGATGAGCTTCAGGAGCTCTTTCAGGAAAAGCTGAAGGAATTTTCAAAAACGCTGAAGCCGCGGGAGTTAGAAATCCTCAACGAACGGATTCTCTCCGAGAATCCGAAAACGCTGGAGGTCTTCGGCAAGAAGTACAAGATCTCCAAAGAGCGGGTCCGTCAGCTTGAAGAGAATCTCATCAAAAATTTGAAAAAGTTCATGAAGCAGGAGATCAAGGACTTCAAAGACATCGGGCCGCTGTAA
- a CDS encoding SAM-dependent chlorinase/fluorinase, which translates to MLVHLIADYGHGDLAFAEVAQRIKRHLPDAEIVLTPVPPFSTLAAGFCAAQLGLNDPPAGTLIFHNVAPRMDDKRVRAGNAGERLAFARLITGVRVVGVNAGYAFSFVRGASEELRWVSVPAEGSQFRSRDLFPEAVAEIAQGHAAILAEKIPPDQILEIPKNRIAYIDGYGNLKTTLDRESLPFPSGASVEIRIGKHRHKAVAVPASFEVSIGEMALAPGSSGWREGSGKELRWMELFLRGGSAWEAFGKPPVGALIEMNAKAPRSD; encoded by the coding sequence ATGCTCGTTCATCTGATTGCCGATTACGGCCACGGAGATCTCGCCTTTGCGGAGGTGGCGCAGCGGATCAAGCGCCACCTCCCGGACGCGGAGATCGTATTGACCCCCGTTCCCCCCTTCTCGACGCTGGCGGCCGGGTTCTGCGCGGCGCAGCTGGGGTTAAACGATCCCCCCGCCGGCACCCTCATTTTCCATAACGTCGCACCCCGGATGGATGACAAACGGGTCCGCGCCGGCAATGCCGGAGAGCGGTTGGCATTTGCCCGTTTGATCACCGGGGTTCGTGTCGTCGGCGTGAACGCAGGGTACGCCTTCTCGTTCGTTCGGGGCGCTTCGGAGGAGCTTCGGTGGGTCTCCGTTCCGGCGGAGGGCTCCCAGTTCCGTTCGCGGGATCTCTTCCCGGAGGCGGTCGCAGAGATCGCGCAGGGCCATGCCGCCATCCTGGCGGAGAAAATCCCGCCGGATCAAATTCTGGAAATACCGAAAAATCGGATCGCCTACATCGACGGCTACGGCAATTTGAAGACGACCCTCGACCGGGAGAGCCTCCCTTTTCCGTCCGGGGCTTCTGTCGAAATTAGAATCGGAAAGCATCGCCACAAGGCCGTGGCGGTTCCCGCCAGCTTTGAGGTTTCGATCGGAGAGATGGCGCTCGCCCCCGGCAGCAGCGGCTGGCGGGAAGGGAGCGGGAAAGAGCTCCGTTGGATGGAGCTCTTTCTCCGCGGTGGGAGTGCTTGGGAAGCTTTTGGAAAGCCGCCGGTCGGCGCCTTGATCGAGATGAACGCAAAGGCGCCCCGTTCGGACTAG
- the msrB gene encoding peptide-methionine (R)-S-oxide reductase MsrB — MNRRNVLKAGTVGILAYFLDLWPAGAEEPEGGFEITKTDEEWRAILTAEQYGVLRKEKTEPPFKNAYHDHKAPGIYHCAGCDLPLFSSKTKYDSKTGWPSFWEPIEPTAVGTRTDWKLFFSRTEVHCRRCGGHLGHVFDDGPPPTGLRYCINSAALMFVSA, encoded by the coding sequence ATGAATCGGAGAAACGTATTAAAAGCCGGGACGGTCGGCATCCTCGCCTATTTTCTTGATCTTTGGCCGGCCGGGGCGGAGGAGCCGGAAGGGGGCTTCGAGATTACGAAAACCGATGAGGAGTGGCGGGCCATTCTCACGGCGGAGCAGTATGGCGTTTTACGAAAAGAGAAAACGGAGCCTCCTTTTAAGAACGCCTACCATGACCACAAGGCCCCCGGTATTTACCACTGCGCGGGGTGCGACCTTCCCCTCTTTTCATCGAAGACCAAATATGACAGCAAAACCGGCTGGCCGAGCTTCTGGGAGCCGATCGAACCGACGGCGGTCGGAACCAGGACCGATTGGAAGCTTTTCTTCTCTCGGACGGAGGTCCACTGCCGGCGGTGCGGCGGCCATCTGGGACATGTTTTCGATGACGGTCCGCCGCCGACCGGGTTGCGGTATTGCATCAACTCAGCGGCGTTGATGTTCGTATCGGCCTAA
- the ada gene encoding bifunctional DNA-binding transcriptional regulator/O6-methylguanine-DNA methyltransferase Ada, whose amino-acid sequence MMDVPLTKNERAPQTFRSDDDCWAAVLRRDRNADGVFYFSVRTTGVYCRPSCPARSARRENVRFHSTREAAVRSGFRPCKRCRPDAPPLAEQHAAAVAKACRLIEAAEVLPNLDLLAEAAGMSRFHFHRVFKTITGVTPRAYAAAYRAERVRGELSRSETITEAIFEAGFHSSGRFYEISSEVLGMTPSDFRAGGRGASIRFAVGECSLGAILVAATEKGICAILLGDDPELLLRDLQDRFSKAELIGGDVDFEQWVAKVIAFVEAPAIGLDLPLHVRGTAFQRRVWQALREIPAGATVSYTEIAERIGSPKAVRAVAQACSANLIAVAIPCHRVVRNDGALSGYRWGVERKRALLSRERHPDQS is encoded by the coding sequence ATGATGGACGTTCCATTGACAAAAAATGAGAGGGCTCCGCAGACTTTTCGAAGCGACGACGATTGTTGGGCCGCCGTGCTGCGCCGAGACCGGAACGCAGACGGCGTGTTCTATTTTTCCGTGCGGACAACCGGGGTTTATTGCCGGCCCTCCTGCCCGGCGCGATCGGCGCGACGGGAGAATGTCCGGTTCCATTCGACGCGCGAAGCGGCGGTCCGGTCCGGATTCCGTCCGTGCAAGCGGTGCCGGCCCGACGCGCCTCCGCTCGCCGAACAACACGCCGCGGCGGTGGCGAAAGCATGCCGACTCATCGAAGCCGCCGAAGTGCTGCCGAACCTCGATCTGCTCGCGGAAGCGGCCGGGATGAGCCGGTTTCATTTCCATCGTGTCTTCAAGACAATCACCGGCGTGACCCCCAGAGCCTACGCGGCGGCCTACCGCGCAGAGCGGGTGCGTGGAGAATTGTCCCGAAGTGAAACCATTACAGAGGCGATCTTTGAAGCGGGGTTTCATTCCAGCGGGCGGTTTTATGAGATCTCTTCGGAAGTGCTCGGGATGACCCCCTCCGACTTTCGCGCCGGCGGCCGGGGCGCCTCGATCCGTTTCGCTGTCGGGGAATGTTCGTTGGGCGCTATTTTAGTGGCGGCCACGGAGAAGGGGATCTGCGCCATTCTGCTCGGGGACGACCCCGAGCTGCTGCTGCGCGATCTTCAGGACCGCTTTTCCAAGGCGGAATTGATCGGAGGCGATGTCGATTTTGAACAATGGGTGGCGAAGGTGATCGCGTTCGTCGAAGCGCCGGCGATCGGTCTCGATCTGCCGCTTCACGTCCGGGGCACCGCTTTCCAGCGGCGGGTGTGGCAGGCATTGCGCGAGATCCCCGCCGGCGCGACGGTGAGTTATACCGAAATCGCAGAACGGATCGGCTCCCCGAAAGCGGTGCGTGCGGTGGCGCAGGCCTGCTCCGCCAACCTGATTGCCGTTGCGATCCCTTGCCATCGGGTGGTCCGCAATGACGGCGCCCTCTCCGGATACCGATGGGGGGTGGAGCGCAAACGGGCGCTGCTCTCCCGGGAGCGCCATCCTGATCAAAGTTGA
- a CDS encoding plastocyanin/azurin family copper-binding protein — protein sequence MMEKVFLSRFSFLLFMILIGLGNGQGADAAEFKIPDGKTEFSPKAQQIKTGAQVTWINEDKRTHFLTAADPNRKEPAKVVDDLLIHHLLPPGETFQMKFDKPNIYEFFCAIHMEMRGTITVAP from the coding sequence ATGATGGAAAAGGTTTTTTTATCTCGATTCAGTTTTCTTTTATTCATGATCCTCATCGGCCTGGGAAATGGACAGGGGGCCGATGCGGCGGAATTCAAGATCCCGGATGGAAAAACCGAGTTTTCGCCGAAGGCCCAACAGATCAAGACCGGAGCGCAGGTCACCTGGATCAATGAAGATAAGCGGACCCACTTTCTCACCGCGGCCGATCCGAATCGCAAAGAGCCTGCCAAAGTCGTCGATGATCTTTTGATCCACCACCTTCTCCCCCCCGGAGAGACGTTTCAAATGAAGTTCGACAAACCGAACATCTACGAATTCTTTTGCGCCATCCACATGGAAATGCGTGGAACGATCACGGTCGCTCCTTAA
- a CDS encoding outer membrane protein assembly factor BamE, giving the protein MKKNRDRDKIPFMNGETKWSQVRLIRRGAWALVGLILLGAVGCGGPSYKFYKATWFGKLKPGMSREAVTELIGTPAEIARRQTGDELREVWVYHVKNLNPQNHLYPTIRLLVFSNGTMVALDPTNPYSPDLVPRTVSTSEGTPAAAP; this is encoded by the coding sequence TTGAAAAAGAATCGAGATCGGGATAAAATTCCTTTCATGAACGGCGAGACAAAATGGAGTCAGGTCCGATTGATCAGACGCGGAGCATGGGCCCTCGTCGGCCTGATACTGCTTGGGGCCGTCGGCTGCGGCGGGCCCTCCTACAAATTTTACAAGGCGACCTGGTTCGGCAAGTTGAAACCGGGGATGTCGCGGGAGGCGGTCACGGAGCTGATCGGCACGCCCGCCGAAATCGCCCGCCGCCAAACGGGAGATGAGCTCAGAGAAGTCTGGGTCTATCACGTCAAGAATCTCAATCCCCAAAACCATCTCTACCCGACCATCCGCCTTCTTGTCTTCAGCAACGGGACGATGGTCGCTTTGGACCCCACCAATCCTTATTCTCCCGATCTGGTCCCTCGGACGGTCTCCACCTCCGAAGGGACGCCGGCTGCGGCTCCCTGA
- a CDS encoding PH domain-containing protein, with product MNADGMTSRNFPTEEDRRVIWEGRPSWGEYIFLWFFALISAIRALFIFFLPMGDPGTGAIYGLGAGLFIWLALFLRRTSRYAVTRAAVHRAAGFLGRDEKIIPLQKIAAVGAEQGPLDRLFGIGIVVLNLKGGEPAERLRGIRDPEVVCRKIEALL from the coding sequence ATGAATGCCGACGGAATGACCTCTCGCAATTTTCCCACGGAGGAAGATCGGCGCGTCATTTGGGAGGGGCGGCCTTCTTGGGGTGAATATATCTTCCTCTGGTTCTTCGCCCTGATCTCGGCGATCCGAGCCCTTTTTATTTTCTTCCTGCCGATGGGGGACCCCGGCACCGGGGCGATTTATGGGCTCGGCGCCGGTCTCTTCATCTGGCTCGCCCTTTTTCTTCGCCGCACCAGCCGCTATGCCGTCACCCGGGCCGCCGTTCACCGCGCGGCCGGATTTCTCGGTCGAGACGAAAAGATCATCCCTCTGCAAAAAATCGCCGCCGTCGGGGCGGAGCAAGGCCCGCTCGATCGCCTCTTCGGGATCGGGATCGTCGTCCTCAATTTAAAAGGGGGAGAACCGGCCGAGCGGTTGCGGGGCATCCGCGACCCGGAGGTGGTCTGCAGAAAGATTGAAGCCCTTCTTTAA
- a CDS encoding cold-shock protein: MIKGTVKWFNGSKGYGFITREDGGADVFVHFSAIAGEGYKSLEEGNAVEFEVTQGQKGPQATNVRLIS; the protein is encoded by the coding sequence ATGATCAAAGGAACCGTCAAGTGGTTTAACGGCAGCAAAGGGTATGGATTCATCACGCGTGAAGATGGAGGAGCGGATGTGTTTGTCCACTTTTCTGCCATTGCCGGTGAGGGATACAAATCTCTCGAAGAGGGAAATGCGGTCGAGTTCGAAGTTACCCAAGGCCAGAAGGGTCCGCAAGCGACGAACGTCCGATTGATCTCCTAA